Proteins from one Setaria italica strain Yugu1 chromosome V, Setaria_italica_v2.0, whole genome shotgun sequence genomic window:
- the LOC106804332 gene encoding GDT1-like protein 1, chloroplastic, translating into MATAQFGGMQPADVLGDLGDISTGFSSVKRTAFLLIFFSELGDRTFFIAPPSLERPEHWIIYFDGALNLEGVGAWVLFISPKGKQLKYVLQIHYKATNNGAEYEALIHGLRIAAWLGIKRILAFGDSKVVIEQVNNS; encoded by the exons ATGGCCACTGCGCAGTTCGGGGGTATGCAGCCGGCGGATGTGCTAGGGGATCTCGGGGACATCAGCACAGGTTTCTCTTCAGTTAAGAGAACT GCTTTCCTGTTGATCTTCTTTTCTGAGCTAGGAGACAGAACGTTCTTCATTGCG CCGCCCTCCCtagagaggccagagcactggaTCATATACTTCGACGGCGCCCTCAACCTTGAAGGGGTCGGCGCttgggtcctcttcatatccccaaAAGGCAAGCAGCTCAAGTACGTTCTCCAGATACattacaaggccaccaacaatggcgccgagtacgaggccctcataCACGGGCTCCGCATTGCCGCCTGGCTCGGCATTAAGCGCATCCTCGCGTTCggcgactccaaggttgtcatcgagcAGGTTAACAACTCCTGA
- the LOC106804333 gene encoding uncharacterized protein LOC106804333, with protein sequence MDAYNAEVRKVKAHFDSLDFHHVPREHNVAAYVLSKLGRKCAPRSEFWDFCQDNLIDVYYSSVAHPRCNGQVDRVNGMVLHSLKSRIFDGVSKYATRWLHELPHVIWGLRTQKSQAASYTPFFLVYGSEEVLPTDVAFGAPRIQYYEEGDIDSLEEHRVAALIQHGRHEQQIR encoded by the exons ATGGATGCCTACAATGCTGAGGTCCGCAAAGTCAAGGCTCACTTCGACAGCCTCGATTTCCATCACGTCCCTAGGGAACACAACGTCGCCGCCtacgtcctatccaagctcggcAGGAAATGCGCCCCAA GATCTGAGTTCTGGGATTTTTGTCAAGACAACCTAATCGACGTGTACTACTCTTCAGTAGCTCACCCACGCTGCAATGGTCAAGTTGATCGTgtgaatgggatggtcctccactCCCTCAAGTCTCGCATCTTTGACGGCGTATCCAAATACGCCACCAGGTGGCTCCACGAGTTACCCCATGTCATTTGGGGCCTGCGAACCCAAAAGAGTCAAGCTGCCAGCTATACTCCCTTCTTCCTGGTATACGGCTCCGAGGAAGTGTTGCCAACGGACGTGGCCTTCGGCGCCCCACGGATCCAATACTACGAGGAGGGTGACATCGACAGTCTGGAAGAACACCGCGTGGCGGCTCTTATCCAGCACGGGCGGCACGAGCAGCAGATTCGATGA